DNA from Musa acuminata AAA Group cultivar baxijiao chromosome BXJ1-5, Cavendish_Baxijiao_AAA, whole genome shotgun sequence:
AGATTGATGTGAAAATCGTATTCTTCAATGGGAAcgtcgaggaggtgtatatgatacaacccaagggatttatgtccaaggactgcccaaataaagtgtacaggttgcttagatccatttatggagtaaagcaagcttcctaaagttagaacataatatttaatgaggcaatcatatcttatgacttcgttaagaacgaatatgagccttgtgtgtacaggtaggtaagtgagagcgctatcaccttctttgtgttatatgtgaatgatgacatcctgatcattaggaatgatgtagaaatgctatccacagtaaatgcttggttatctaaacacttctccacgaaagacttaggagaagcatcctatatcttagggatttagatctatagagatagatccatgaggatgcttggcttgtcccagtccaggtacataggcaccattatcaaaaggtttggcatggaaaattccaagagagatctcatatcgatgagacatgggatatcgctttctaggagtatatcctcaaagactcctaaagaaagggcaaacatggataggataccataTACAtcaataatagggtctatcatgtatgtcatgctatgtaccaggcctgatatagcgcatgctctgagtgtcacgagtaggtatcagacggatccaggcttggagtattggaaaacagtaaagtgtatccttaagtacttgagaatgactaaggatcttttactagtatatagaggtagtagcctcagggataaaggctacacgaactcgagttttcagtctgatgtcgatgatagcaagtcgaattcgaggtatgtgtatactctgaatggaggagcagtgtgctgaaagagttccaagctaaatactactgctgactcgaccatagaggcggagtatattgctgcagtagaggtagcaaatgagggagtctgaatgaagaagttcatcataaatcTGAGAGTCGTGTTAGGTAGCAAGGagacgatttccttatattgcgacaacaacggggcgattactcaagtgaagaaacccaagtctcatcagaagtgttctgaggaagtTCCTTCTaatcagagagatcatgacccgaggagatgtaggagtagaaagagtttcatccgaagattatattgcagatccactgacaaagtcgttgtctcagattgtctttaagcaccataggggtctgatgaggatcaaacacatgagtgattggctttaggtcaattgggagattgctagtcatatgtgccctacaagctaatcacgtgagtaatgacacgtgtgacttgacacacagtctttttgcttattatattttgacattttatcactttatattgactactgtatgtatatatctatatatatatatatatatatgtatatatatatgtatatgtatatatatatatatatatatgtatatatatacaaggtttgcaataccgtaccgtaccggtgtttcgacctgggcttggtaccggtacggtacggtgtaccgctaCTATAACAGTGCACTGCAACAGTAAACTATACTATTGTAGTGCTACAGTCGGACCAGTACCggatggtccgcgtaccgctggcctgtcggaccggtacgtaccacccgtaccgggcggtacgattcggtatggcagaccttgtatatatgtatatgtatatatatatgtatatatatgtatatgtatatgtatatatatgtatatatatatatatattgtgatgtcattggatctgtgtaatcgaaatcgaatcgtgatgagatcatgataataagatcgatccgcctttaaacacagatcataaataatcctggtcatagattactcgagagggacatcgagataatcggacagaccggtgtgctgtatacccgtccatatgatggatgcagctggtctcatagctgctcgtgtagagacactagagatgcagtacaggtgctcattggagaatgagttcattgattgatccgtttacggaatgctggatggttaatgataccttattgtcaggcaGCGATTCCGTGATCCCAGTGGTGTATTGGGTTCTTAGACTTAaagcactaaggatgtcctgtatgagtgctccactctttgataccagacttataggtttggatgtcctagatctagcacaaccggtcttcGGGAGGGGTAGTcaaccttataagggctattgagtgttgatagaggttcatccactctcggtgtcatgagaggaatgtcccatgtgttcttgctcagacaaatctctagccagggtcattcggattgagagagaaagagttcttcaggagaattcgattagagcgagactcgagtagaaactgtatgggtctaatagcatcatgcccggtatacggtctctaggatattaaatagataagggactataggtacttggtaactgaggacagacaggtcaaatggattggattcccctgtatcatttgaggactgtggcgtagtggcctagtacgtccgcagtcgataagtcgagtgaattattatggagataataattcactgggccagaaggagttctgacaggtatgactcacggctaactcgatattgggcctagagggttacacacatatggtaggcgttgcgatgagtagaggttcgtatatgagatatccgccggagaccctatcttattggatatccaataagcccctaaattattggatcctatggacgagatcaaataagagcccatgagagattattggatagagatccactaatctaagaggcttgggtagttggacggagatccaatacccaatatgggagaatccattagggttaagttgacagggaacctttataaatatgagggattcaatggttcatagattagagcctttgcttgcctctcctattctcctccccctctccacctcagagcaggcctggagttttgaggagggcgcttgacctcattcaccctctcctaaagatctgcaaggattcagggatctcCCTAGGCAACACAATCAATTAtacacgcagttttaagtttcgcagatatttgaacaccaatcttcacacgacgacgaacatatctttgggaaatggggattttattttctgttcttccgctgcggatgtgatgtcgcccccaagatttcccaacaccaactGAGGCCAAAGTagggttattttgggccaagagaaaggcccatttagtgacctaaaagttgggtcaggcggtggcaccgctagtggctcagtctccgagatagTCTCTAAGAATATGTCAGGCGGtaataccaccagattgggcgatggtaccgccagtctaggcggtggtaccgcccaaacacagtctcccaaactgtgtcaagcggtggtaccgcttgattgGGCAGtgggcctagtgttagtgctgtaggcgatggtaccactaggacccaggaaacctgagatgaaacctttttttgctccaattttgaagtcattttaggtctataaaaaccccagctattcttgcatggagatgCAAGAATTAAGCACAAAAATTGAGTTAaaaggggggaaagaatacttaagaAAAATTGTGTAATCTCTCTTAGGATTCTAGAGTccgttcttcctagtatttagaaagttcttctaaagggagaagtaagGTCTAAGAAAGAAATGTTGTaacggttctctcctaagcctatcaaaaggagaaagagtgtaaaagggtagttgatcttcgcccattgaaagaagattgataaTGGAAGCcgatagcctcgagtgaagagaaatcgagagtggatgtaggtcacgacgaccgaacaactataaaacccagtttgcatttactttaagctctttactttcattgaaaactgctttatttacttattcactacgcttccgtacgctttcaagttaacatctttccgatacggtttttcatcgaacgaaagtttttcaaaaccgtgattttaatgaaaacactaattcaccccccccccctctcagtgctgactcgatcctaacaattattatCAGAGTCAcgtttttttctcgtttggttttacacccaagagaactggctcttttcagctttcaagagagtcactctatcattcgtcctcctatattcaataggacggactacacttatttgaaaactcggatgagagttttcttgctttcattgaaccacgatttatgaaatatcattgaaatggttttcaaaagtcttttaatcCAATGAACGAGTAGAATGATtaggaaaagaaatttttttctttaaatacaaaaactatgaatgctttattttgcgccttagataaaaatgaattcaatcgagtttctatttacgaaatgacttatgagatttgacacactcttgaaatcacacacgaaggcactagtagagttaaagattcgaagattaatcttttgatgcatgattttgaattgtttcatatgaaaccaagcgaaaccattggagacatgtacacccgttttacaaatgtcgtcaatggtttaaaagctcttggcaaatgtttttcgaatcttgaacttgttaataaagttttacgatctctttctaaaaattaggatttgaaagtaactataatacaagaggcaaaagacttaaataagtttccacttgaaaaacttatcgagtctttaatgacatatgaaatgagttgtatggcacaaaatgaacatgagaactaccttccaaagaacaggaaggatttggcacttaaaactcaagaagatcactcgagcgaaagctcaagtgatgatgactttgaactcttaacaataatgcttaaaaagttaatgaaacaagaatcaaagaataaaaacaaacttaaaaagaacacaactacttgctttaaacgtaagAAACCGaggcactccaaagatgagtatataaaactgaagaagttgccaaataagaaggaagcactcaaggacaaatcaagcgcatccgaagacgaggagcaaaccaacaaagacgaggtgaactttcacaatgaggtatgtaactcatcCAAAATGTATTTactttaccatgaaattacttagttctttcatgctttgatgaattagttttaaaaaatatatattttatcatgataattacatgttttacgataaaggaataaaaatgttaaaattaaatgtaattcttatacaccaaataagattaattatatacatgttttaagaagcaataatgtatatcttgatgattttcatattgcttttcgattttaaacaatgatacatgttttgatttggcgtaaaaaacttgggcatgcttatatgaaatcaaatcacttaaattgaaacaaaaatttgagaatgcatgtttcttgaaaatatctctaaagtttttcaatttttcaacaagtaactcttagtgatgaatctaattTATGTTCTCTTGAATtaaaaaaagtgattttgatgataagtttggagttgacaaattgaatttgaatgaaaatttttcaatCGAATTATGAACTTTCTtatgatttctctacttgagctatcctttatgagaatcaaaatattttttatctttgatgattcatttttaccatttactaaagaagagacttatgcaaacaaactatgaccttgataatggtttgtaatggtttgaaattgtgcatgttatatgttgaagacttgaaacaatgttttggtatcatgcatacccaagtaatatttatttgaaaatttattgatttggtatcatgcccaaagtgataatgatgatgactaggcatttcttacaagaaaaatttatggattgagatttattttttatccaaatcattatcttgatttctcgatatttgatacttgagatctttcaatgaatcaagatcttgtttttgaactcccatggttctttttgctatttactaaaaaggagaattatttaaatgaatcatgatttttcttgtgaattcttagaattataacatgagattttttatgaatcaagatcatttactatgattcttcttttcattatttgagtcatccaaaacgaatcataatttttcttttgattttttgatattcacaatttgaaatttggttcatgactcccttgtattcatgaagtgtatatctcatcatccaattaatttttcttaatattcttcatttgatgatatgaaattatgcatgaaatacttcaTGGtacgatgtaatgtaatttgacattttgacaccatcatgattgaaatatttataatttggaatgatggatgcaatacttatgattttttgatgaaatgatatgaaagtcaacaactatcattttctgaaatgataccttatttcaatatgccatattgaaataagattgatactttatctttgtcatgatttagaaattgatgtaaagaaaacagaattacaatattgtattcttcccttctttttaacaatgacaaagggggagaaaaattgctagcttgcacatttcaaggagaaaaacttgcttggaagcaaaattgctagcttacacttctcaaaaaagaagaaagaacttgttatcttgacatcatcaagaattgctagcttgcaatctcaagagaagcaaaagtgctatcttgcctatctcaagaagcaaaacttgcaaacttgcatatctcaaaaaagaaagctaaatttacaaacttgcacaactcaaaattgttactagcttgtatgttgtaaaacttacatatgtcaaaaacttgctagatgcacttctcttttttgttgatgacaaagggggcgaagtaatgatgatgatttaaATCATATGtggtatgatatatttttatattttgaaacattatatgattttatgaatttaaaggttctatcaatatggcatattgaaagggggagttaaggctaacttcgtcatcaattagttgtcatcatcaaaaagggggagattgttgaatctcggattttgatgatgaaaacaattgataatgttatgatctaacctgcgttttgagtgacgcgggactagcttcgatcaggagaggcaaattgattaaagcaagaggaatcatatattgggccggagttgaacatgtcaaaagattggatgtcaagtcggaggatcgatcgacgtgtcggcagaaggctttgtgccgtgaattcgggtatcgggccgaaggatcggacattgcgccaaggagatcggaagttgcgagTGTCAAGATGCCAATTGAGCAATACGCcgaaaaagaggacgatgcgccgaaggatcgaacgaagcgccggaagaaccaatgacatgtcaaaccAAGGATTGacttaccgaatcgtaccgcccggtacgggcggtacgtaccggtccgataggtgaccggtacgcggaccgcccgctaccgggcggtacacccaaaaaccctaatatcgggcggtaacggtcgaaatttcgaccgttaccgcccggtaccactcggtaacggtcgatttcgaccggtaccactcggtaacggtcgatttcgatcggtaccactcggtaacggtcgaaatcgaccgttaccacactgtagcagtgctacagtgctccaacggtcaaattgaccgttggagccctttctcctcctatttaaaccaatcttctctcccctatttcattatactctcttaaactctctctcaaaccaaTTTTCTCTcccgtaattggtcaacgtttgcattgattcatacgaaggtccgcaatagactctcctacagacggttagagaaactagtatatgtccattataacatgcggctaaaattacgatgtgctgagttggataaggagccagaggaaccagatattgatcccattgacctccaattctacaacgaagattcagagccaatgttagattgggttgaagcagcagagaaccaagaggatcctctacttgatgaggcgggagatcctcagcgtccttcgcgttttatcaccgaggcaatagaagaagaagaagaagcacaaccccaacaggtggaaaatccccctcgattacaacatggtatgagtcaaactgctcgaggaactaccgatacccaacggtcacactcgtccgcccaacgtgcaaaggcaaaggggaaggcagtagcatcagttgcatcgttggaaagaatcgagtcgggcgacgagacaccttcacaatcacattctctttctcgctcggtccagagacatgatagcaacacggacagcagtgcctcaacagatgatggcggtgataccgggcagtcgttggtctcgtctgcacaacttgagggtggtgaatggactgaggagcaatattttacacatgccactcaagattcagatcatggaactcgacaaggtactggtcaagtttatgcgcggaagggaaaggagaaggggaaggcagtggatgaatatgaacaaatgcgacagagcatacatgatatagacacagaaagagactcatcgtattcacagcaatcgtattatggagaatcatatgggcaacaacagtatggtgatagttggtcatccttctctgagcaacagcatgatacagaacaacatcaatatatgcctcaagagctgcctcgaacaaatatgattcatgacgatcaatctacgatcagcaccacattgatgcatcaatggcatacggtgtatcaatacactatgtcatgggatcaatttcatgattgggtccaacaaacgtatcatattgatatgtatcggatcgaggaccctgatccaccacccgtggaggcccgtcgttcgttttggtggtagaattaacaatcaggtatatctagatatatgattatttaattcatttgaattttagagtttatattgtaacaaaatcgtaccgcccgaaaaagatatgtgatgctattcttatctaatttacattgattttgtcaaacttatattattactatatttatttgtaacttgaaaaccttatcctaactttttttttattttcaggtattttcggagggttaaatcggtgaaatcgggtgtaccgctcggtacacctcggtataccggtcggtacacccgtaccgtaccgtaccgagcgtgggtcgaaacgccggtacggtacggtacggcgaaccttgtgtCAAACAATAGATGATTcgtactttgtaataatttgtctagattgagttagtttaggtcgtaattgggttggtttagaatgtaattaagctaactctgttgaatctcggaatttgatgatgaaattaattggtaaattgtttgatctaatctatatgttgagaaaagtgtacaggattaaatacgatagcagtaagacataaagcaggtgttgtgccggagtcaagatcaagacttcattgggagttcgagagttcgtcggaagttcagacgTTCGTCGGTAGTCCTACCGGAACTGAcccagaagtccaggagcttgccaaagaagctcgtcggaactcgccaagaagatcatcgtgaagtccaggagcttgccggaagtccgccggaacattgccgagagatcgtcggaagttcgccgaaagatcgccggaagaacaattgacgtaccggaactagaatgctttgttaaatgtcttaattatcatagttagacaatATATTcaattaggattgggaggtgatcccactaactcagttaggagccaattgggccctaaatagggctgaattgggccggattgagcAGCCTATTCAGCAACTGAAATCAcgatcggcggtggcaccgcctagtgacctagtctcctaggtggtctgggtggtggtaccgccggtagttaatgctgccaacggtggtaccgccccatgtcaggcggtggtaccgctagagctcggtctccaagctctgttaaGCGGtcataccgcccagactaggcgatggtactgcccagtgtcaagtgtcaggcgatggtacaacccagtaatggcggtggtaccgctagtaccccaaaatccgatgatgtgacactttttggctccaattttgaaaccattggggcctataaataccctacccttttctgcatgaaagggtacgaaagTATTGACATAATCTTAAATATTTGAAgtattaaagtattgtaaaagtgctagagtcctcctcctccctttctaagtgttgagatcattcaagagaggtgtaaggcttgtaagggttctctcctaaacccgtgaaaaggagaaagagctgtaaaaggtggttggtcttcacttattgaaggaagaccattagtggacatcggtgacctcgacagaggaggaatcggaaatggatgtaggtcacaacgaccgaaccactctaaattttagtttgcttttctatatatgcaatttacattactgcaaacttccttaaactTCTCTTTGCAATCTTACGAAAGCTTTCACATTCAATATCTTTACGgaacggattgaatcaaaacgAATATTTTTTGGAATCAATGTTTTTTtccctgtactaattcaccccccccccccttagtgccgctcttgatcctaacaattggtatcagagcaaggtcactctcatttggtttgaaaccaaagagagatggcatttgccggcaatcaagagggtcattcaattacacgtccgcctatattcaatgggacggattatacctattggaaaactagaatgaggattttaatttctatggatttcgaattatgaaacattatagaaaatggctttcaaaagtcttctattccaatgaatgattggaatgagttggagaagaagattttcgctttaaatgtcaaggctatgaatgccttgttttgtgctttggataaaaacgagttcaatcgagtatcgatttgtgaaacggtttttgatatttagcacacgttcgaagttactcacgaaggcactagtagagtaaaggagtcgaaaattaatcttttagtccatacttatgagttgtttcgaatgaaaccgagtgagaccattggagacatgtacacccgatttacggatatcatcaatagtctaaaaggacttggtaaaagtttctcagattttgaacttgttaataaaatcgtaagatcccttccaaagagttgggaccctaaagtaacggtcattcaagaggcaaaggatttaaataactttcctctcgaagaactaatcaggtcactaatgacctatgagatgacttataattctcatgaagagcttgagaacaaccttccaaaaaacaggaaggatatggcactaagaactcaagaagaccactcgaaagaaaattcaagtgatgaggactatgatgatgacttggcactcttgacaagaaagttcaaaaaattcataaaaaggaataaatttagaaacgacactaaaaataaatttgaacccaagaaagaacaagtcatatgctacaaatgcaagaagccgggacatttcaaaagcgaatgtctccaagcaaagaagaaacaaccaaagaaaaaacaaccaaagaagaaaaaggctcttaaagcaacgtgggacgattcaagtgcatctgaagaagaggagcaaaccaacaccgagcaagttgctcactatgtgctaatggctattACAGATGagataagcagttcattagatgcaaatttatcttttgatgaattacttagtacttttcatgatttattcgatgaatgtaaattagttagtaaaaaatataaattgttaaaaaatgagtatacttctcttgttagtaattttgatagactaaaaattgagcatgatgatagtttatctCCTCGCACAAAATACGATCAATTAGAAacgcttagaaaggaaaacttgctactcaaagaaactttagaaaaatttgaagttggtagcaagtccttgaacattatgcttgccaataaaggtcacgttcataaaagaagttgaatcggatttgtgagtagctttcaccaaaatccaaccacctttattaaaggccctaccttacatgtttcaccccgaaacaaatgcaacttttgttgcaaatttagacatgttgcgtacaaatgttcatttaacatatatagtccacataaattgatttggattcctaaaggaacctcaaatgactcaatgcaacatgataagttgtgtagatcgattttttaggcacccgaggtcaaatgggtacttaaaattCATtcctttttgtagaaatatttaccatcacaagctaggagcaagagatggtaccttgatagtggatgcttaaggcatataaccggagatccatctcaattctctaagctcactagcctagacgaaggatatgttaccttcggatacaacaacaagggtaaaatcattggcaaaggaatcataggtaacaaatctatcttctttattaaagatgtgttattggttgatggcttaaagcataaccttttgagcattagtcaattatgtgataaaggatacgtcattagatttgaatcaaaagcttgcattattaaaaaaccacataaaaacacatcgatgattaccctaaaacaaaataatgtatacactatcgacattgatgatctttgtaatgaaatatgtttttcagttttgaatgacgatgcttggctttggcataagagattaggtcatgctagcatgaaactaatctctcaaatctcatctaaagaacttgtaagaggaattcctcatattaagttcgttaaagacaatgagtgtgatgcatgtcaattaggaaaacaaataaaagatagtttcaaaccaaagaaccaaataagcacctctagaccattgcaattaatccatatggacttattcggaccaattgctacatcaagtctaggaggtagcaaa
Protein-coding regions in this window:
- the LOC135675011 gene encoding uncharacterized protein LOC135675011, with the protein product MRLKLRCAELDKEPEEPDIDPIDLQFYNEDSEPMLDWVEAAENQEDPLLDEAGDPQRPSRFITEAIEEEEEAQPQQVENPPRLQHGMSQTARGTTDTQRSHSSAQRAKAKGKAVASVASLERIESGDETPSQSHSLSRSVQRHDSNTDSSASTDDGGDTGQSLVSSAQLEGGEWTEEQYFTHATQDSDHGTRQGTGQVYARKGKEKGKAVDEYEQMRQSIHDIDTERDSSYSQQSYYGESYGQQQYGDSWSSFSEQQHDTEQHQYMPQELPRTNMIHDDQSTISTTLMHQWHTVYQYTMSWDQFHDWVQQTYHIDMYRIEDPDPPPVEARRSFWW